The stretch of DNA TCCTTGGCCTTCACTACCGCCTGGCGGCTGGCACAGTACCTGCGGGCACATAGCATCAGGTTGCTTTTAGTCACGCAGAATAAAGATCTGGGCTTTGTAATGCTACTTAAGCTGCTCATGGGCAATGAGCTACGCATTGTGTACCAGCAGCACATGCAAATAGGGATTCCTAAGCGCGACTGGTTTCACACCAAGCGTTTTGCCCTGCTGGATGCCTGGCTTTCACCTTTGCCTGGCCTGGCCCGACAAGTAGCAGAAATGACGCGCTTTGAACCGGGCCGGGTGCACGTGGTACCGTTGGGAATTGATTTGCACCGCTTTGTGACCCCAGGTGTTACCCAAGCTCAGGCGCGGGAGCAGCTCCAGCTACCTGCCGAAACCGCGCTGCTGGGAGTGCTGGGCCGCTTTGATGATGGCAAAGGGCAGGACTTTGTGCTTGAAGTGCTGCACCAGCTCCGCACCCAACATCAGCAGGCAGTAGAGCTGGTACTCATGGGCGAGCTGACCCGCAACGAGGGCGACGCCTATTGGCAGCAGCTGCAGGCGCAAATCACACGGCTTGGTCTGGAGCAGCAAGTACACATCCGGCCCTTCAGCTCCCAGACGGAAGTGTTTTACCGCGCCATTGATGTGTTTGTGCTGGCCTCGGTGAGCGAAACGTATGGCATGGTAACCATTGAGGCTATGGCATCGGGCCTGCCAGTGGTAGCCAGTGCTACCGGCGGCACCCTGGAAATTGTGCAGGACGGGCAAACCGGCCTGCTTTACCCCCTGCGCGATGTGCAAGCCTGCGTGCAGCAGGTGCTTAAGTGCCTGCAGCAGCCAGCCCTCCGGCAGGAGCTAGGCCAGTCGGCGAGCCGCCGGGCACAGGCTGAATATTCCCACGTGCGGCAATGCGAGCTAACGGAGCAGGTTTTGCTGGCGCTGGTCTAATTCCGGTATCTTTGTCGCTTTGTTTCTCACAGTGAACCGGGCTGGTGGCATAGGTGTTGGCTGAGTCGCTTCGCTACTTATTGAGAAACAGCAGGCACCACTCGGCGAGCAAATCATACCATGATCATTATACAAAACACCGTCATCTCCGATGACGTGCGCGACAATTTTTTCGTCTGTAACCTGGAGGCCTGTAAAGGTGCCTGTTGCGTTGAGGGTGATTTGGGCGCTCCTCTGGAAGCAGGTGAGCTGCAGATTCTGGAACAGGAATACGCGGCCATCAAACCTTTCCTGACCGAAGCCGGCCAGCAGGCCATTGAGCAGCAAGGCCTTTATATAAAAGACTGGGAGGGGGATTACAGCACCACCACCATTAATGACCGGGAGTGTGCCTATGCGCTCTACGACGAGCGAGGCATCCTGAAATGCGGCATTGAGCAGGCCTACCTGGCCGGCGCTACCAGCTTCAAAAAGCCCATCAGCTGCCACTTATACCCCATCCGCATCACCAAGTACGAAGACTTCGACGCACTGAACTATGACCGTTGGAACATCTGCAACCCAGCCTGTTCCTTTGGCGCTAATCTGGGCGTCCGGATCTATCAGTTCCTTAAGGAACCGCTGGTGCGCAAGTATGGCGAAGAGTGGTATGGCGAGCTTGTGCACGAAATCGAGCACGGTACGCCAGCATAACTATGTTGCACTAGCACAACTGGCTACACAACAAGAAAGGCTGCCTACTAGGGCAGCCTTTCTTGTTGTTGAAAGCTTCAGCCTGTTTTAGAAGTGGCCTGCTTAGTTAGGCACCCACACGGAATAGCTGCGCGCCTGCACCGGGAAGTTGCCGTAACCGTTGGCGTCGGTGGTGATGGTGCCGCCGTAATTGCCGGTTTTGTCGGTTAGCGTGGCACTCTTGAAGGGGGAGGTGATGCCTTTCGTACGGGCGCTGCCGCCATCGTTGAGCACCAGCATAAGGCCCTTGTGTGTGCTGTCGCCGGAGCGAGAATATGCGTAGTAGTCGGCGTCATCAACGCTGGTATACTCATAGGCAGAGCCATAAGCATTTGCCTTTCTAATTTGCATCAGCTTACTGATTTGCGTGCCCAGGTTATAGTTGTAGTAGTCTTTGTAGAACACGCAGGGGTAGCCTTTC from Hymenobacter taeanensis encodes:
- a CDS encoding glycosyltransferase family 4 protein; the encoded protein is MSTGKGVESQPEAARTHASTPANHRAESRAAMAVLCLSESLGGLEINTIKFSGWMRERGWPITLLVPPESPLAEWAAREHLAYITVAARRKSLAFTTAWRLAQYLRAHSIRLLLVTQNKDLGFVMLLKLLMGNELRIVYQQHMQIGIPKRDWFHTKRFALLDAWLSPLPGLARQVAEMTRFEPGRVHVVPLGIDLHRFVTPGVTQAQAREQLQLPAETALLGVLGRFDDGKGQDFVLEVLHQLRTQHQQAVELVLMGELTRNEGDAYWQQLQAQITRLGLEQQVHIRPFSSQTEVFYRAIDVFVLASVSETYGMVTIEAMASGLPVVASATGGTLEIVQDGQTGLLYPLRDVQACVQQVLKCLQQPALRQELGQSASRRAQAEYSHVRQCELTEQVLLALV
- a CDS encoding DUF3109 family protein; translation: MIIIQNTVISDDVRDNFFVCNLEACKGACCVEGDLGAPLEAGELQILEQEYAAIKPFLTEAGQQAIEQQGLYIKDWEGDYSTTTINDRECAYALYDERGILKCGIEQAYLAGATSFKKPISCHLYPIRITKYEDFDALNYDRWNICNPACSFGANLGVRIYQFLKEPLVRKYGEEWYGELVHEIEHGTPA